Genomic DNA from Kluyveromyces lactis strain NRRL Y-1140 chromosome C complete sequence:
TCCTTTCAAGTGCCATCTGATGGTGCCATTGCTCCCGCCAATAATCTCAAACTTGAGTTTTTCTGAAGAATCTAAATGCAAATAGCAGGTAGACATGTTGAGAGAACCCCTGCAAGCATTTGAAGTATCGGCTTGATCTTTGTAATAAGAGAAAATACCATCAGAGCTCAAAATAAACCACCGTAATTTATAGCCTTGAGCAAAGTTGGTCCATTTCCTTAAGTATCCCTTATAAGTTGGAGGCTCATGCAAGTTATTGGTCACGTCTATAACACTCTGTTCTCTTGCAGCCTTCTCcaacatttttttcaattctagGTCAATAGCGTTCTTCTTATcgttttgttcttttgaagaaactttctTGAGTAAATCAATGGGTAATTTACCCCGACTGTCTCTTTTAAAAGGATCACCACCATGATCTAAAATCCATCTGCACAATAGAATGTCTCTTTTCTTGACAAATTCATGCAATACTGTATCACCAGTCTCAGGCTCCATTCCGTTGATGTCTAAAAGTTCCTGATTTCTTGGGTTAGACAGTATTGAATTCAAGTGGTCGATATCTCTATTATTGAAAGCCTGTCTAAACTCCTGGGCGATCTCTGCGACGTAATTGGCTCTAGCAACTTGCATCATTTGCGCAATGTTCAAGTTCTTGCACATTTCAATCGGTTGCAAATGAGCGTCGTTCAGTATACAATCATTGATGTCCGGATGGTTCATTAGAACCGTCACCACATCTCCTCTCGATTGAAAAGCAGCAAGATGTAAAGGTGTATTTCCATCCTGATCCTGCTTATTTAcatcaatgaaaagttGTGAATTGCTGGAACCTTTCGTAGTCCAGTTTTGTACAATATCTTTAATCAACGATGCTGGGGACACTTGGACGGCATAATGTAAAATTAGTTCAAAAACGGATCTGACAGTTGGTTCGTCAAATGGCTGGAACTCGTTCGCAATAAGATGGCATAACTGTTGAAAGTTCGATTGTCTTAAACAATCAAgtaatttcaatttaaGTAAAGGCTTCGAAACTGAGACAGTTTTCGCCTTCTGGCTTTTATGGTTCATCTCAGAAAACAGAATTTTGACCTTTAAACTTAGCCAAGGTGTCTTTTTCTAGCGTCAAACGAGACTGCACTTGTAGTATATTGTAAAATGATACCTTAAAAGCAAGCTGGGCCAGCAGATAAAAGTAGGGTTAACTCTGACAAAATAAATACAACAACGTAAAGCCTCAAATCTCAACTTTACTCAGATGGTATATTGTTCCCACAATAACTGTCGATGGCCTCTATACACAACCGCTCTTCCCTTCTGAAAGGGTTTTTAGCTATAATATATGAAATTGATGTGAACTTTTCTCAAATGTGTTGTTGATCCCAAAGGGTTCGGAACCCGTTTAGTGAAGAAAGACAACTTTAGTGCAGGGTAACCAAAACATGATATATCAACGGAAACAGCAAGAAGAGGCACAGCAGGACATAGAAACTGTCATCAAGTCATTTAAATAATAGAGTTATATCAGTTCATACTGAAGTACATAGCTTACTTGGAAACGGGGCGGCTCAGTTAGCGCgaacatttctttcttcgtACAATATTGGCATCAGCATTCATTGAACCGGGAATTTCGTGATATGGTGATCAAATAGTTACATATTTCGTACTGATAAACGAGGCTGAACGGAGGAAGTATTGCTTCTCTATCCAGTTACACTAACGTCAAAGTAATCATATCCACTTaataaatatttcatgTTATCCGATTGCAAGGAACCCATTgaagttttggaagattGTTCTTCGTTGCGGACAATTCTGTTGATTTCGAGCAAGAATCTTTGCATCAATTCAACGAAACGAGCCGTTTGCCTGTGTCTTGAAGAGACAACCACAGATAGGGTATCATTTCTAATAATGTAACCGATACCGAAACCGTTGCTACAAACGGGACCGAACCCAAAGTTTTTCAAACAAGGGTTACCACAGTTTGAAGTACTAATCACGTTGGTATTCAAGGTGGACCAGCCAGCGTCTTGGAATAATTGTGGTAATGGGACCTTAGGATCTTTTGCAAATACTTTTTTCCAAATGCAGTATAGAGCATACAAATGACGGTCTTGACCCAGCCCCATGGAACATTCTCTTGTCACATTTGAATGCTGTTTGCATGCTTCTTGTAGTAACTTTATCTTGTCAGGATTTGATACCGCTgtgttgaagaatgatTTGACAAACGATTTTGATTGATCAGAAACGGTTCTGATGGCTTCAGTACGTCcattttggaagaacttGGTCATAGCTGGTTCGTACGTTGTCTCAAATTTACCGTATAGAGCATAGTAAGCTGTTTGAAAACACATTTGCAAGAACGCATCTGGTGAGCATTTGAACTGGTTTTTGATATGGGCGGCGCCGAACTGTTTGAAGTCCAAATATTCGAACTCAATCTGAGATATCAAATCACTGGCACGAGTTTCAGCAAAGTGCATAGATGAAAGGATGAACGAATCAACGGACCACTCTAATTTCCTAGGAATAGTGATTAGATTAGCTTGTTTAGTTGACCTATTAGCTCTGCGGTCGTCGTCGTCATCTTCGAAAACTTTTGGAACGTTTCTGGTAATACCCTGAGCAAAATTGACGATAGAATCGGTATAGATGTCCATGGTCATTCGCAATACTGTATGACCATCAACACCAGTGTGTTCGAAGTTGATACCTGCTCTTCCGCCTCTGTCAACAATCAACTGCAATTTATCGTACCAGCGGTTGGTACAAGTCCCTGTTTGTAAACCGAGAGAGGGTTTCGTCttatcttcatctttatcattcaaatcaattttaGAAGTACCACAAATCATGGATTTGATCCAGTCACGTTCACCTTCcaaatcagaatcatcaagGCATATAATGAATAAAGCACTATCGATAATCTTCAAGTTACGCCAGTTAGTCTGATCTTCTGACTTGCTGATGTAATCTCTAACGTTTGACCACACACGTCTGTTTTCGGTTGTGAAAACACCCATGGGGCAgctattttgaagattttgatcCAAACTGTTCTGCTCAGAATCCATTATGATTGAATACAAATTCCATTCCAATTCCTCCGGTTGTTGAAAGATAGGTTCGTTATTGATATCCAAGACGTCAAACCAGTAGAATTGGGACTTGTACATGATGACAACATGGTGTGAGGTGGGATCAGTCTGTAAATGACACGACGATAAAGTAGAATCGTTCAAAGAAGGTGGCAATCTAGAACTTCCGAACAACTTACCATATTGATCCATGGTCATTGATTTGCCCCTTACGTTGTCAGTAGGCAAGGTACCAGTTCTGATCGCTTTAACGAATTTCAACATCGATACCACTAATTTGGATGTTCTCTTGACTTGCCTGTTGAAGTGAGAGAATCTGGAACTGACTTTTGGCACATTGTTCATGGTTGGATCATCAGCTAACTGGAAATAAGGgttcaaattcaaaacaaCTGATTCGTCGTATTCAAGGTACGAATCAAACCAGAACTGTTCGATATACGAAGACATAGGTTCACGTTGAGCAAGATGTTCGTCATACTTTCTCAATTCATGATCTATAATCCTCAAGCTTTGCTCTGACTCTGCCACAGCTCGCTTCGTCTTTTCATAGCTTCTAGAATCTTGCAAAGGCTCTAATCTAGCCAAGTACCGCTTTAACGTATCTTCCAAAGGAGGGATTGGCAACCTGGGCAAAACTTCCTGGTTCGTATCTTTAATAGATGGCATAACAATATGTTAACGTCCTTAGTTGATGGCTCTTAGCACTTTACTCCTGTGAATGGTATCCACAAATAGCAAGACTTTAGGGAGAGGAAATTTTAATCGATACTCCGAACAGTCAGCtatttatatatacgtATATAACTTATGAGTTCTATCCTTCATTGCAAATCATCAATACATATGTCCTTTAATCATTTGAGTTAGTCATGCAATATTTGAGAATTAGCGCCCTTCTCTTAACTCATCCCTACTACgatttgttttctttttccgAAACATCCGGACAGTCATCCATCATCGACCTTCACCAACTTTTCTCCATTTAACCAAATAAAGGTTTTGATGATCAGCTTTATGCGAAAAAACCTTTGAATGACCACAAACAAGGGAAGCAGAATAAAACGGAGTAGTCAGAACAGACCGTGCACTTAGTTTCCGGTTAGGGTAATCACAAGATAGGGATACTGGGTAATGCAGACAGAGACCTTTcgtattattattagtgGCAGTAAGTAGAGAAACGGCAGAACACACAGAGAGAGAGATACAGAGAAAGAGATATACTAGATAGATCTGGGAATGGATAATTCAATAGCCCATGGAACCTATGCGCTAAAACAAGTGATTGGTCGCGGGGCTTATGGTGTTGTGTACAGAGCAGTGAAAAGAGGCACGAATAAACCATGTGCGATTAAACAGATCGagtttgaagatgagaGCGAGTTGAACGAACATATGCTTGAAATTGACTTATTGAAGAACCTTAGGCACCAAAATATCGTGGAATACCGGGGCTTTATACAGAAAGCTCATGAGTTGTACATTATATTGGAATACTGCGCTCGTGGTTCACTCCGAGATATATTGAAACATGGTCCGTTACTGGAAGATGATACCGTCAACTACGTTACACAGACTTTGTATGGATTACAATACTTGCACGAGCAAGGTGTTATCCATAGGGATATCAAAGCAGCGAACCTTCTATTGACTGAGGAAGGAATTGTTAAATTAGCTGACTTTGGTGTTTCTACCAGAATTAATAGAATGGCTATGACTTATGCGGGGTCTCCTAATTGGATGGCACCCGAAGTTATGACAGGTCAAGGTGCATCAACTGTTAGTGATATCTGGTCGCTCGGAGCGACTGTCGTCGAGCTATTGACGGGAAATCCGCCATTTCACAACCTCGTGAATGAATCTGCATGCTATGCGATAGTAAACGAAGAATACATACCACCCTTGACATTATCAGCTGAATGCAAAGACTTCTTATCTCGATGTTTCCAAAAAAACATGTTTAAACGTGCCACCGCACAAGAACTACTAGCTCATATAtggttgaagaaaatacagAAACCCAAATCGAAGATAAATTTGGCAGAATATATTGAGAAAGATGGTAAATGGGATGTGgattttgttcttgattcCAATACTGATATGACACCATCTCCTACAAAATCTCcaattcaagaagatttaGCCCCTGCTGATTTTAGAACTTTATCTGTCGATCAGCTTTTCATAGAACATTCTACGGACTCGATAGTTGTGGGGTTAATAAAAACCTTAAACGAACTAACCGCGATCAAAGCTGATGCTACTGCGTCTGGTTCTTTAAGCAACAGAACATTCGAGATTCTAAAATATGACAAACAATTCAATCATActgctttgaaggaaaaattTATTGATAACGGTGGAACACCACTACTTATTTCACTACGTTTTGAATCTGTTTTGGCTGCATTTTTCGAAAAGAGCGTTAAACTACTTATACAGTGCGGTATACTTTCACATTTTGACAGTTTAAAAAATTCACGATTAACAGTGTTAGTAAGCTATTGTTATAGAACTCTCACTTCTCATGATATATGGAACCAGTGGTGTCTTAGTCATAAAGATAAAATATCAGCATGTGTCAATGCGGAATTGACCTCAACCAAGTACATTGAAGCAGAAAAACTATTAATTCACGTTTCTATGATAAAAGATTTCCCATTAAGTGTACCAAAATTAATGCTATTTGCCAAAAAATATAAGCACTTACAACACTGCATTTTCACTTCCCTCAATAATTCCATTAAGAGAACGATAGTCAATGTACCAACCTCTAATTTGATACACGGTAAACTTTTTTATGAGAAATCAAACTTTCCGGTAACTATACAAGAGTGGTTACTTGAAATGATCACTCACGTCAAACGAAAGGCTACGGATCCTTTCGTAGAATTATGCTTCCACGTATGTCATTTAAACAATAAAAGCATTGAACTACTTATGAAAGACGGTCATTTCTTAGCTTTAACCAAAACCCTCCTGAAGTCATCAAATCATTCTTCATTACCGTGGTGTTTAAATTTGTGCAGTGAATATACGAAAAATTTAAAGGCTGAAGATATAGGAACGATGATCGACATCGGAATATCTTCACTACCTATCGCAAACTGTCTTCCAAACAGTATTGAGATACTTTTAAATTGTTTCAATGTTGCTCAACAAATTGAGTCACCAATAGTACTCCATAACGAAAGTGTTACAATTGGTAATCATAACATCCCGTTCAGCCTGCTAGTTGCATCTTTCTACCAAGATAACGGAAGATTTGATAAGTATATCACAAAGTACACAAAATTATGCTCTCTACCAGTAGGAGGTAAGATATGCAGCGAAGTTCTCAAGCAAGAGAGATTCATTGGAAGAATCCATGAACTTTTCGGTACGTTCAAGACATCACTAATAATTCAAATCGATTTACTCAAGTTTTTGAAGGTTTTAGTCATACAGACAAACGAACAAGGGAAGAGTTCATACTTTAACAAACTCGAAACCTTGGCAAAATTCCTTTCAAGTAATTGGAAAAATACACAAACCTTTACACCAATCAAACAGGGTCACCAAAAAGTAGGGGCTGATTCGGTATTAATTCATCAGCTTTGTCAAGATATACAGAATTTGATTGTCATGTAGTTGACTATGTTTTAGGTGGATTCAACTATATTGTCCCGCATTGATTTTCTATTTGGCTTTCAAAAGAGTGAACTTCCCTTATTCGGAAAAGTacataaaaaaataacagCATTTTATATACAATGATAGATCAAACAGATAAAGTATCACATAATAATCAGATATCATTCTGGGTATTCCCAACATTGGAAATTAATTAATAAGCCATTGAGCTAACCCAATAATGAATCGAAATGAGAGACAGCCTACATATCGTTTGCTGGAGGAAATCGGAAGAGGGTCTTTCGGATCTGTTAGAAAAGTAGTAAGAGAAGCGGACAATAAGGTAATGGTGCGGAAAGAAGTAAGATATGGTCATATGAATGCGAAAGAACGTCAACAACTAATATCAGAATGTGCAAtcctttctcaattgaaacatGACAATATCGTGGAGTTTTTCCATTGGGATCATGATGCGAAGTCGAATACATTATTTTTGTATATGGAGTATTGTTCCAAAGGTGACCTGTCCCAGATGATCAGATATTACAAACACCAACGGAAGTATGTCCCCGAAGAATACGTCTGGCGTATTATGGTTCAAATTTTAATGGCTTTATTCAAGTGTCATTATGGAAGAGATTTATCTAAGCTACAAACGATATATGATGCCATGGAAGAACCGTTA
This window encodes:
- the YAT1 gene encoding carnitine O-acetyltransferase YAT1 (similar to uniprot|P80235 YAR035W Saccharomyces cerevisiae YAT1 Outer carnitine acetyltransferase mitochondrial): MPSIKDTNQEVLPRLPIPPLEDTLKRYLARLEPLQDSRSYEKTKRAVAESEQSLRIIDHELRKYDEHLAQREPMSSYIEQFWFDSYLEYDESVVLNLNPYFQLADDPTMNNVPKVSSRFSHFNRQVKRTSKLVVSMLKFVKAIRTGTLPTDNVRGKSMTMDQYGKLFGSSRLPPSLNDSTLSSCHLQTDPTSHHVVIMYKSQFYWFDVLDINNEPIFQQPEELEWNLYSIIMDSEQNSLDQNLQNSCPMGVFTTENRRVWSNVRDYISKSEDQTNWRNLKIIDSALFIICLDDSDLEGERDWIKSMICGTSKIDLNDKDEDKTKPSLGLQTGTCTNRWYDKLQLIVDRGGRAGINFEHTGVDGHTVLRMTMDIYTDSIVNFAQGITRNVPKVFEDDDDDRRANRSTKQANLITIPRKLEWSVDSFILSSMHFAETRASDLISQIEFEYLDFKQFGAAHIKNQFKCSPDAFLQMCFQTAYYALYGKFETTYEPAMTKFFQNGRTEAIRTVSDQSKSFVKSFFNTAVSNPDKIKLLQEACKQHSNVTRECSMGLGQDRHLYALYCIWKKVFAKDPKVPLPQLFQDAGWSTLNTNVISTSNCGNPCLKNFGFGPVCSNGFGIGYIIRNDTLSVVVSSRHRQTARFVELMQRFLLEINRIVRNEEQSSKTSMGSLQSDNMKYLLSGYDYFDVSVTG
- the CDC15 gene encoding serine/threonine protein kinase CDC15 (weakly similar to uniprot|P27636 Saccharomyces cerevisiae YAR019C CDC15 Protein kinase of the Mitotic Exit Network that is localized to the spindle pole bodies at late anaphase promotes mitotic exit by directly switching on the kinase activity of Dbf2p), which translates into the protein MDNSIAHGTYALKQVIGRGAYGVVYRAVKRGTNKPCAIKQIEFEDESELNEHMLEIDLLKNLRHQNIVEYRGFIQKAHELYIILEYCARGSLRDILKHGPLLEDDTVNYVTQTLYGLQYLHEQGVIHRDIKAANLLLTEEGIVKLADFGVSTRINRMAMTYAGSPNWMAPEVMTGQGASTVSDIWSLGATVVELLTGNPPFHNLVNESACYAIVNEEYIPPLTLSAECKDFLSRCFQKNMFKRATAQELLAHIWLKKIQKPKSKINLAEYIEKDGKWDVDFVLDSNTDMTPSPTKSPIQEDLAPADFRTLSVDQLFIEHSTDSIVVGLIKTLNELTAIKADATASGSLSNRTFEILKYDKQFNHTALKEKFIDNGGTPLLISLRFESVLAAFFEKSVKLLIQCGILSHFDSLKNSRLTVLVSYCYRTLTSHDIWNQWCLSHKDKISACVNAELTSTKYIEAEKLLIHVSMIKDFPLSVPKLMLFAKKYKHLQHCIFTSLNNSIKRTIVNVPTSNLIHGKLFYEKSNFPVTIQEWLLEMITHVKRKATDPFVELCFHVCHLNNKSIELLMKDGHFLALTKTLLKSSNHSSLPWCLNLCSEYTKNLKAEDIGTMIDIGISSLPIANCLPNSIEILLNCFNVAQQIESPIVLHNESVTIGNHNIPFSLLVASFYQDNGRFDKYITKYTKLCSLPVGGKICSEVLKQERFIGRIHELFGTFKTSLIIQIDLLKFLKVLVIQTNEQGKSSYFNKLETLAKFLSSNWKNTQTFTPIKQGHQKVGADSVLIHQLCQDIQNLIVM